The window CCACACCAATCTCTCTGAAAGCTAGAAGAAAGAGCAGATGGCTCAAGGGAGGAAGCAGGTTCCATGGCTACCCTCTgagtctcctcactctataaTAACTACACACCTCATCTAAGGATGAAAGAGGAGACCTGCCCAAGATTTGTATACAGATGAGCTCATACTCCTGGTTCAATCCACCAAGAAGAATAAGAGCACGCTCCTTCTCAAGAGTTCGATAAACCTTTGCTTCTAGGCTGGATAGTTGAAGATCCCTATAATGATCATACTATTCCCAGAGACCAATGATAGTATTATAAAACTCAGAAATAGACTTATGCCCCTTACTTCATGGTAATGATCTTCTGGAGAAGTTGTTACACCTTAGTCGAGTCACCAACACAATCAAAGGTTTTGGAAACACTATCCTGAACGTCCTTGGTAGTTTCCTTTCTTATAAATCTCTTTCCAATCTCAAGCTTAATAGAGAAGATAAGCCAAGTCATAACCATAGAGTTCTCTGTCTCCCATTTTGGATATGCTGGGTCATCTGGAGTAGGAGCTTTGATGGTGCCTATAATATACTCTAGCTTCCCCATACTCCGGAGGGAAAGCTTCATTGAATGTGCCCAATctaagtagttggtattgtccaacttcacaagaGAAATTTGAGTATTTGGATTGTCAAAAACAACCTAAGTAGGAGAAGCACTACTCGAAACAACATCTGTCGATCCATTGATCCCAGACATGATGAAGAAACAAGTTTACAAAGTAGGGTGAACACCCAAGTTAAAATGGAGAGTATAGTCTCAATCTAAATAAGTCCAAAAGAGTCTTTAAAACACTAGTAATCACAGTCCAGCAATCAAACAAGGTAAACATATCAAAGAAAATCAACTCCACCAAATCCTTCAAAGCATGACTTCATCACGCAACCACTAGGGAAGCTCAAACAACATAAGTCACCAACTTCAAGCAGTCCAAAGTATCAGAGACCCATTTCACAGGCAAAACAGAGAAAAACAAGTGCTGAAAGTAACttgaaaataagggaaaaatgAGTTGTGAAGCACCACCTCGTAAAAGCATGGAGCAAGACCATGGGGGGTTAAAGAACACCCTAGGGCGATCCTAATGAGCCTAACCTCAGCTGCAATATTGGTCAAAtgaaaggggagggggagagagagagaaccaaaacAGGCTGGCGATAACATGGTAGTGGGATGTGGGTTCCAAATGCCTATGAGATGCTCTTTTGGTGTCTCCATGGTCTTCATTCATGTTCCTTGAAAGATTTCTTCAAACACTTCACATAAGAATCCCTTCCTTAGAACCCCTTTCTAAACTAAGGTTTCAAATTCAAATGAGATGCTCTTTTGGTGTCTCCATGGTCTTCATTCATGTTCCTTGAAAGATTTCTTTAAACACTTCACATAAGTATCCTTTCCTTGGAATCCCTTTGTAACCCAaggttccaaagagagagagatgaatgaACAAGAAGATAACTagactctcaaaccaacaaagtgtgctctgataccaagttggaagttaaagaatgtaaagaacaaggagaaagatGGAGGAAGAATGTTaaagaagatagagaaaaagagagaagatggtggaATGTTTTGTGTTCGAGAGTTGCCTCTTCctcacctatattacttcactaataagataaaaggaattacatacacctccctagagaggttaaaaggtaaaaaagagaaattacaatATAAAACAACTACATAACAAATTAGtacctaaagtacccttattacataaattCGAACACATTCAAGGTGATTCAATCATCAAAGAAACTTTGGATCAGGTGGGGGTGGTAGTGGTGGATCAACAACAGGGTCGCCATGTtcttccatggctttgataccaatttaatgtagccTAGGTAGGATAAaacccactaggaaccaggggaaACAAGGTTATGTAACAGGGCTGGCCAAATGGACAGGTTCAGGTAATTAGggcaaaaactagggttagggttagggtttcgagctagggtttaCTTGGTAaagatgtgcaggtttttatgagtctaatggtataagtttgatcgaatttggttgaggttggaaaCCTAGGGTTacgggtaggatgccttatgaaaatggactgctTGTgagaactagggtttaggggaagattttaggaaaggggcatatagggttttaatatgcagatTTAGGGGATCCTAATAATGTAAAGAAGTAAGGGTTTGTATAGGTTTTCAAATTCTGCTATAGGGGGCAGAattaagttgcaggtttaatagAGGTCGAATGTGATGGGGGAAGGGAAATAGATCAGGTTTGtataaaggaaaacaaagggCAACAGGTTCACTTACTGTAATGCAGAAataaggcagcagcttgaagatcgATAGAGCCTCCTGACCTTCAgagtgcaaggagtcgcaggagtccacccacccttcaccaccttgagtccacaaggatgcaagctcGCAGAGGAGTAGAGACAAGAAGACGCAAGCGGCAGCTTCAGATTGAAACAAGAGTTTTTTATGCAAAAATTAGTGGGGAGCCTGCCCATGAtccatctatttataataaaaagaggGCCAAAGGCCTTACACAAATAACCAGATTTGAACTAGGAATCCTAGTTCCAAATCCTAAATccaatcctagtcagattaggactAATGGTTCCTAACCTGAATCCTActaataaaacataaaaaaacatagCAGACTTacactctaaataggagtaaaagtttaaacaaataaaacactcatccctctaaaatcatggaggggaataactaagaaaataaaagtaaaaagactattttgaCCTTACTAATTAAAACACTAAAAActaaaggctccaacgaaatcAGCCTAGTCAAGGCTCTTCTTCTTTCGcatgcttggacctgcatcagctctccccgacatagaaacattcatctccgatgaatgggtgaaggcCATGTAACAATCATATAACTCCGGATCAAGCCTCTTGAAGTCATCAGCATGTATCCAAGTGCTATCCTAGCGTGGGTGAACTTTCCACTTGACAAGGAAGGAGTGGTAACCAGCACCTTGACAAGTCGTCTTGTGCATATCATTCAGAACCTCTTCAATCACATCTTCCATAGGTGGCTTCAGTTGGGGCAGTCACAACATGTGCTCTGAATTGCCATCATCTGAATGATGCCCCGTATACAAGTATAGATCAGCTACGTCGAAAACATTGCTTATGCCCATATCATCAGGCAACtctagaacataagcattaggTCCAATATGTTTCAGTACCTTGTATGGACCCATCTTTAGATGTAGCTTACTATTGACACCCGATTGGCGTCTCTCTGGATTCACCTGTACCATTACCATGTCTCCCGGCTTGAACTCTACGAACCGGCGATGCTTGTCGGCAGTGGACTTGTAGTGATCAGTGTTGAGTGCAATCTTACGTTGAACATCTGCGTGCACTTCGGTGATATGGTGGAGGAATTCATCTGCTTCAACACTTACCCGAGCTTGAGGGGGTAAGGGAATGAGATCAATCGGATGGCGGGGTTGTACCCCAAGGAGAATCTCGAAAGGAGTACGACCGATGGTCCTATTCACGAAGCTGTTGTATGCAAACTCAACAATGTCAAGGATAGAGGGCCACGTCTTCTCATAGTCTCGGACCAAATACCGCAGCAAATTACCAAGGCTCCTGTTAACTACTTCTGTTTGCCCGTCAGTCTAGGGATGGAATGCGGTAGAAAACAATAGCTTGTGTTTGTCTTCAGCCATAGAGTCTTCCAGaagtaactcataaacttcacgTTACGGTCAGATACGATGGTACTGGGTAACCCATGGATACGAACAATCTCCTTGAAGAACCGTTTGGCAATGTTGGAAGCTTCAAGTGTTCTTCGATaaggaatgaagtgagccatctTGGTGAATCTGTCAACTACCACCATGATGGAGTTAAATCTTTCTTTGGTAGGGGGTAGTCCAAGTATGAAATCCATACTGAGATCAACCCAGGACTGGTGAGGGATCGGCAATGGTGAATAGAGGCATGTGTTTTGCTTGGTACCTTTAGCTAGCTGGTAAACTCGACACCTCTGGATTACATGCTCTACATCCTTGGTCAAGTGAGGCCAATAGTACTGATCAGTCACCTACAAGATGGTTTTATCTTTCCCGAAGTGTCCTCCTAAAtctcctccatgtaactcccTGATAATATGGTGCCAAAAGGATGAGTCAGGAATACAAAGCCGAGTTCCTAAAAATATGTAACTATCATGTAAGGAATACTTAGGGTGTTGTCCACCCTGCTTCAAATCAGCATATAGGACTTGAAAGTACTTGTCACTAGCATACTCATCTTTGATCTGCTCGATGCTAAGTGCATGGGCTGAAAAAGTGCTCAAGGTTAGGACTTTTCTACTCAGTGCATCAGCCACTGTATTTTCCTTTCCTGGCTTGTATTTGAGGGCAAAGTTGAAATCCTGTAAATATGCGACCCATTTAGCATGCCTGGTGCTAATGGACTTCTGTGAATGGAGGTGCTTGAGTGCCTCACGATCAGTGTACAGGATAAATTCTTTGCCAATAAGGTAGTGTCTCCAATATCGCAAGACCTGAACAACGGCATAAAGCTCTATATCATAAGTAAAGTACCGAGTCTTGGCATCATTGAGTTTCTCACTATAGAATGCAATAGGATGTCCATTCTGCATAAGAACTCTGCCTAAACCAACATGGGAAGCATTAGTAGCAACTTCGAAAATATGGTCAAAGTTGGGCAGGCGTAGCATTGGAGCttcagtcatcttcttcttaatcaCTTGGAAGGCTTTTTGAGCTGGTGCTGTCCAAGCGAACGGACCCTTGTTCTGTTTGGTGCATTCGGTTATGGGTGCCATGATGGCACTGAAATTGCGAATGAATAGCCTATAAAAAAaagccaaaccgtggaagcTTCGCACTTCAGTGAATGTCTTCGGAGTAGGCCATTCAACAACGCTTCGGACCTTTTCCGGATCAGCTTCAACACCCTTTGAAAAAATTATAaaccaaggaaaacaaccttggACAGCATGAAAGAGCACTTCTTTAAATTTATAAACAGCTTCTCTTGCCGGAGCACTCTTAGAACTTGTTTCAGGTGGTCTATATGTTCATCTGGGTGCTTACTgtacaccaaaatatcatcaaaataaacaacGAGAAACTTACCGATGAAAGGATGAAGTACCTGTGTCATAACTCTCATGAATGTGCTAGGTGCATTTGTTAGGCCAAAGGGCATGGCCTTCCACTCGAACAATCCATCtttggtcttgaaggctgtcttccATTCATCTCCAGGCCGGATACGAATCTGATGGTATCCACTttgaagatcgattttggaAAAGATCTTTGAACCGGACAGCATGTCTAGCATGTCATCAAGGCCTAGGGATTGGGAACCTATACTTGATGGTAATCTTGTTGATAGTTCTGTTGTCCACACACATGCGCCACGAACCATCCTTCTTTGGTGTCAACAAGGCTAGAACAGCACAAGGGCTTATGCTCTCATCAATAAACCCCTTCTTGAGAAGCTCTCCAACTTGTTTAGTAAGCTCTTCATGCTCAGAGGGACTAATTCTCTAGGCGGGCAGATTTGGTAACATAGCACCAGGTACAAGTGACTGCCCTATTCTAAATTCTAAGGGATGCTAATAAAATATGTCATCACATGACAGAAGTCATTCTAGTACTAAAGATTGCCAGGTGCGATTAGGTATAGGTTTGGCTCTAGTGGCGCAGGTTAAGAATTGGGGTTTTCCATGGTGTCGTCTCCCTCTCGGGAGGGTCGGCCCCCTAATCCTGACCTGGGGAGGGCCCCTACTGTGTCACAAACAGCTTCTTTCACCGCAGTGGTCTCTCGGTCTTTGGCTGCTCCTATGGTGGACGTCAAGGTGAAGAAGGTCTCCTCTCACTTTGGGGAACCAGCAGTTTTCTTCTCACAGGCGGAGGTGGATCGATCGGAGAGTGCATTCTCTACAGCTTTGGTAGCCAAATGCAGCTATGGAAGGCCGTCCCTTTTCTCAATTAAAGATTTTCTACAGAAGACGTTGTTTCTGCAGGGTGACATTATCGTCTCTCTCCTTGACGCGAGGCATGTGCTATTGAGACTTACGACTCAGGTGAATTTCGTTAAGGTTTGGATGAAGGGCCTAGTTCATGTGCAAGGTTTTCTATTGAGATTTATGAAGTGGACTTCCGGCTTCGTCTCAGGTTGGGAGTTGCCTTTTGCTCCCATCTGGATTTCCCTGCCAAGGCTTCCAGTGAATTTCTATCAAGGGAATTTTTTGGTATCCATTGCTGGTGTGGTAGGGAGGGTCTTGAAGATTGACAGTGCCACCATCAACTGTACTCACACCGTGGCAGCCAGGGTTTGTGTGGAGGTAGACTTGCGTGCACCCCTTCCCTCGAGGGTGTGGATTGGGTGTGGGGTGGATGGCTTTCACCAAAAGGTTCTTTATGAAGGGCTTCCGTCATATTGTGTTAGCTGTTCGAAGCTTGGGCATGTCAAGGAGGCCTGCAGGAAAGCGCAAAGGGTAAAGTCTGGCGCAGTTCGTGGTGATGTAGGGGAGGCAGGGCTGGCTCAAGTGATCCCAATTGAAAGGGATGCAGCATTTGAGGGAGCTGGGTCTCGGGACAAGGAAGGGGTTTTCATTCCCACAGGGGAGGGCTCTTCTCGGGAAGGTCCCACGGCTACTAGACGTGTCGCTGGCAAGGGCATGGCGAGGAGGGGAGGTCATTGGAGACCGACTGCTCGAAGGGCTGTCGTAGGGGTAGCTGGTGGTGCGCATGGTGAGACAACGGATCGTGGTCTGATTTTGGAGCAACCTGGCTCTATCTTGGCTGCAGGCAGTTTGGCAGAGGAGGTGTTAAGAGGGGGGTGGGCTTCCCGTTGGGATTACATCTCAGGTTTCGATGGCCCCTCCTGGGTCTGGACACAGCATGGCTTCTGAGGGACAGGTACTGCTATAGCGTCAATTAGCGGTGGTCGAGGAGGAGTTTGTTGCAAGGCAGGGCGTTGGCGTTGGGGTTTCGGCTGGTTGTCG is drawn from Telopea speciosissima isolate NSW1024214 ecotype Mountain lineage chromosome 1, Tspe_v1, whole genome shotgun sequence and contains these coding sequences:
- the LOC122652044 gene encoding uncharacterized protein LOC122652044; this encodes MVSSPSREGRPPNPDLGRAPTVSQTASFTAVVSRSLAAPMVDVKVKKVSSHFGEPAVFFSQAEVDRSESAFSTALVAKCSYGRPSLFSIKDFLQKTLFLQGDIIVSLLDARHVLLRLTTQVNFVKVWMKGLVHVQGFLLRFMKWTSGFVSGWELPFAPIWISLPRLPVNFYQGNFLVSIAGVVGRVLKIDSATINCTHTVAARVCVEVDLRAPLPSRVWIGCGVDGFHQKVLYEGLPSYCVSCSKLGHVKEACRKAQRVKSGAVRGDVGEAGLAQVIPIERDAAFEGAGSRDKEGVFIPTGEGSSREGPTATRRVAGKGMARRGGHWRPTARRAVVGVAGGAHGETTDRGLILEQPGSILAAGSLAEERQLAVVEEEFVARQGVGVGVSAGCRAAGSSLFSSSSPEGNRGGGLGVSNVGPGASTAASLDRLPNALLAQLDSGLATNTLGRRSRSVNVASQHYFEGG